The following coding sequences are from one Rutidosis leptorrhynchoides isolate AG116_Rl617_1_P2 chromosome 11, CSIRO_AGI_Rlap_v1, whole genome shotgun sequence window:
- the LOC139876646 gene encoding protein IQ-DOMAIN 13-like, whose amino-acid sequence MGRKGSWFSAIKKVFTSNSKDKLPYEIEKKNTHEKKSRTKLKHGESRSFNIPLFREPSSIEKILGEVDQQLLFIGNPTPVEQQATTSTIQQPLYSSRPASPRVTSKRVDSPRGAISPRSSPPRVVQRRREISYRPEPTVRHHHFSATIIQAAYRGYMARRSFRALRGLVRLQGVVRGQNVKRQTANAMKQMQLLVRVQTQIQSRRIQMLENLQPERQTNKNDKDGDNSLGKWNFNNLSEMGDEHWDDSLITKEEREARLRSKMEAVIKRERAMAYAYSHQLWKATPKSAQNTLADIRSGGYPWWWNWLERQLPSNEPTNPPIFTPTPPRPNHERKTSPRPQSSTLRQTDFTFENLDTPTPKSSKSTVPTKTRPFLTPTRTPPSTTPNLMKYHKSKGSATPSPYPMKDDDSLMSCPPFSVPNYMSPTVSAKAKVRPTSNPKDRVSSSTEASETSTKRRFSFPLTQNIGSSFKWNKKSSSKELVTSPAPTVMQKHKSPKSIGDRSIDSTTSMPAAFGRRPFNRFV is encoded by the exons ATGGGGAGAAAAGGGAGTTGGTTTTCAGCAATCAAGAAGGTTTTTACATCCAACTCCAAAGACAAACTACCATAT GAAATAGAAAAGAAAAATACACACGAAAAGAAAAGTCGCACAAAATTAAAACATGGAGAAAGTAGATCATTCAATATTCCTTTATTTCGAGAGCCAAGTAGTATCGAAAAAATATTGGGCGAAGTTGATCAACAGTTGTTATTTATTGGTAATCCTACACCTGTTGAGCAACAAGCAACAACATCAACAATTCAACAACCTTTATATTCAAGTCGACCCGCTTCACCAAGAGTCACTTCTAAACGGGTCGATTCTCCTAGGGGGGCAATTTCCCCTAGGAGTTCGCCCCCTAGAGTTGTTCAAAGGCGTAGAGAGATCAGTTATAGACCAGAGCCAACTGTACGGCATCATCACTTTTCGGCCACCATTATTCAGGCGGCGTATAGAGGTTATATg GCACGAAGGAGTTTTCGAGCTTTGAGGGGTCTTGTGAGGCTGCAAGGAGTAGTAAGAGGCCAAAACGTGAAGCGACAAACTGCAAACGCCATGAAACAGATGCAACTTTTGGTCAGAGTTCAAACTCAGATTCAGTCAAGAAGAATACAAATGCTAGAAAACCTGCAACCTGAACGCCAAACGAACAAAAACGATAAAGACGGGGATAATTCACTTGGCAAATGGAACTTCAATAACCta AGTGAGATGGGCGATGAACACTGGGACGATAGCTTGATAACAAAAGAAGAACGAGAAGCTAGGCTACGAAGTAAAATGGAAGCCGTGATCAAAAGAGAACGGGCCATGGCCTACGCATACTCCCACCAG TTATGGAAAGCAACACCAAAATCGGCCCAAAACACTTTGGCTGACAtccgatccggtggatatccatGGTGGTGGAACTGGTTAGAACGACAACTACCTTCAAACGAACCAACAAACCCGCCCATATTCACACCCACACCACCACGCCCAAACCACGAACGCAAAACAAGCCCACGTCCTCAATCAAGCACGTTAAGACAAACCGATTTCACCTTCGAAAATCTTGACACACCAACACCAAAGTCATCAAAGTCAACCGTTCCAACTAAAACTCGACCTTTTCTCACTCCAACGCGGACCCCACCTTCCACAACCCCGAACCTAATGAAATATCACAAGTCAAAAGGTAGTGCAACCCCTTCCCCTTACCCAATGAAAGACGACGATAGTTTAATGAGCTGTCCACCTTTTTCGGTTCCAAACTATATGAGTCCTACGGTATCGGCTAAAGCTAAAGTTCGACCAACTAGTAATCCTAAAGACCGTGTTTCTAGCAGTACTGAAGCTAGCGAGACATCAACAAAACGGAGATTTTCATTCCCTTTAACGCAGAATATTGGGTCGTCGTTTAAGTGGAACAAAAAATCTTCAAGTAAAGAGTTAGTGACGTCACCAGCTCCTACTGTGATGCAAAAACATAAGTCTCCAAAGTCTATTGGAGATAGGAGTATTGATTCAACTACTTCTATGCCTGCTGCATTTGGAAGGAGACCATTTAACAGATTTGTGtga